agaacatagactctacgccaagttcaagaaatgtgagttctggttgtctcaggtgtccttcctagggcacatagtgagtaaagatgggatcaaggtggatcccgggaagatcgaatccgtcagggattggccgagaccgaagacagtgacagagatcagaagctttttgggattagctgggtattaccgtaggttcgtggaggggttctccaaaatttcaatgcccctaaccgagcttacaaagaagaatcagcgatttatccgGTCGgtataaatgcgaagctagttttcggaGCCGAAacaggttgattaccgctccgtactagctttgccttcggacgaggagaagttcgtggtctattgtgacgcatccaaacagggtttggggtgcgtattgatgcaagccgatcgggttatcgcttacgcctcccgtcagttaaaggattatgaacagcgatacccgactcatgatttagaattacccgcagtggtttttgcactgaagatttggcggcattacttgtatggtgagaagtgcgagatctataccgaccataagagtctcaagtatttctttactcagaaagatttgaacatgagacagaggcgttggttggagttagtgaaggattatgattgcgagatcctctatcatcccggaaaagccaatgtagtggccgatgccctaagTAGAAAGgggcccgggcaggtagctagcatggttcagatctcacctcagctagcagaggatatggtcaggtccagcattgagtttgtggtaggtcagctacacaacttaacgctgcaatctgatctgttagaaagaataaaagttgctcgGACGACgaatccggagttagtgaagatccgagatgaggtattggccgggtcaagccaaggacttttcgttcagatagtgggatgcttttgtataaagccagggtttgcgtcccgaacagtgtggacttgaggaacgagatctttgaggaggctcattctactccatattctctacatcccggcaccaccaagatgtaccaagacttgaaaccgtacttctggtggagcggtatgaagaagaatttggtagaattcgtatcgagatgcctcacttgtcagcagatcaaggctgaacatcagagaccagcagggttgttgcagcctctaaccctaccagaatggaaatgggaggatattacgatggattttgtggtcgggttacctaggaccacgggtatgtatgactccatctgggtagtggtggatcgatttacgaaatctgctcattttctgccggttagaacaacgttttcagtggatcagttggcagaactgtacgtcagggaaatagtgagacttcacggggtaccgaagtctatagtttcggacagggatccgaaattcacctccaaattttggcaaagtttgcaacgggcaatgggtacaaagctaaaattcgaTACGGCATTCCATCCTCGGACGGATGGTcggtccgaaaggacaattcagatattggaggacatgctgagagcctgtgttatggactttgagggttcatggaataaatacctaccgttagtagagttctcatataacaacagttaccagagtacgatagggatggcaccctacgaactgttgtacggtaggaagtgtagatcccctatccactgggatgagacaggggagaggaaatacctaggtccagagtcagttcagcggaccaatgaggcaatagagaagattaaagctagaatgcttgcctcccagaaaGGCATgcaagagttacgcagatccgaaacgtagggatgttgagttccgagtaggggaccatgtgtttttgcgagtatctccgatgaaggggattaaacgtttcgggaaaagaggcaagttatgccctagatttacaggacctttcgagattctcgagaagataggtcaagtggcatatcggttagcattgcctccagctttatcgactgcacaacgtatttcatgtctcaatgttgagaaaatacgtttcgtacccctctcatataatcgattatgagagccttcggcttcagatatgtcctatgaggaacagccagtgcagatcctggatagaaaggataaagtccttcggaataagaccatagcgttggtcaaggttctctggagaaacagtaaggtggaagaagccacttgggagctagaatcagatatgcgagctcaatatccagagttattcaggttagatttcggggacgaaatccttttaagggggggatagttgtaaagcccgcttagttaatgtggaaattagcagttatttatgttaatcagaaattatttatagctatttaaataatttatcattgttatttatggaattcgtatatgcataattatgttatcgccagcttttatatttcgcatttccgattgtccgtattttggaacgcggcgtttggctcagtagaaatcacaacttagtatgttagtattttggggacgggttttagacattgggaatgtcgggaatggccgggaatttagaatgtcccaaaaatacccctttagtggttatcttgtggttttagtatggaggggcaaaatggtctttttgccccaatgatattttgtcttatgtgatttttaaatggaaattaaatgttaattgtaattattttcttggctgaaataagtatTATATGCATGCAAACCTTTATTTTCTCTCAACTTTACActtaacaaaaaaatagaaaaaacttagaaaaaaggaagctctcttttctttctcttcattTCGGCTTGGTGTTGGGTTTGCTAGGGCAGGGATTTTCTCTTCAATTGCTTGTGATTTTCTCCTTCTCTTAGTGTGATTCAATTGTAGGTAAGATCTTTGAACTTGTCCTtctatgttttcttgaatttttaagtgaaaaagtgttgaaaatgcatgtgattgtgaaatgttcttgctgctgtaattttgttgttagtttatggattcaagcatgatttttgatgataaatgagttatttgaagcatgagtagctaggttgttcaagcttttaaattatatgtgaaaattgatgatttttgtgagaaaatgccatgtttagTTTCGTGTTATTCggttgttattgttagtttgcgagaggtgttttaatgcttagttaagtagaattaactaggctagggtgcatgctagagggtttaaccaagtttgagttcttgaactcaaagcttggtcttcaatggtgaaatttgcttgtgaggtttctgggtaggtttgaggccttggaatggtcatttgggacctatgtaggaggtctggaaagtttgggaccatttgggttcgaattggtcaagatatgggaatttttggttgccgtcgcgaggaaccgaattccggttgagcatcccaTCTCGGATGGGGGTTCGCATTTTCTTAacccggaattcggttgggcaaccggacttcggatgggggatttttcgtaaccctagttttcctcgtttttgggtttttaggggtattgccatgctttttatcgatagggaaacttttagtttcgagttttagtccccgggaagtgatttagcgtgtcacttatagcgttgtgatttttatggtttaggagccgatgtccgccgttcggcttcggttccggtcgggttggcacaccgaaatcggaatccgggtaagattagtataacggtatgcatatgtagattacatgtttagcgtgcatgtaggaagcccgttagattacattagatatgtatttaggcttcgaaccacccaaccccgtcacgtcggtacagtgccggagtatgaccaagaatggagtatgaccggttcgaccgatcagccgacaccggttggtggttcggctattgacctatccgtcggtacgagtggagtatgaccggcggcggagtatgaccggttcgaccgatcaggaggatacttgtcaatagtaccgtcccctgaacgttcaaaactcagtaccatgttggacatggcagtagtgctcagtaccatgttggacatggcagtagcgggactcagtatcgtgttggacacggcagtcagttttatgtatgatattaatatgcttttcttactgagtctgtcgactcacagtttacgttgcatgtgtaggtaaaggcaaggcagttgctgatggaccgtgagcgagcttatgggattgtacatgtcggggcggttaggcctggagcgtacgatcctcgggacagcacggctgagattttgtaattgtcgttagacgactttattttgatgtaaaagttgaacagtgaaaacgtttgtaaatatttttataaatcgggatcccgagactttttgcaaaatggtttataagtttaatgaaaaagcaaaattttaattaatcacgtttttccataaacctcgttgattagcaacgagctgcacagtacgtttaaaaatcacgtaatacgcctaagttagttagggtgttacagagggAGAGGCTGAAGGAGAAGAACTGGTGTTTGATGACAGATGGTGCCTTGTAGGAAAGTTCCTGACGAGAAGATCTATAGATTTTGATGCTATGAGGCATTTGATGGCCTCTCTTTGGCAGCCAGGGAAGGGAGTTTACATCAAAGAAATGGACACCAATTTGTATTTGTTCCAATTCTACCATGAACTTGATATCCAAAGTGTTATAGATGGTAGTCCGTGGACATTTAATAAGTTTCCACTGGTATTCCATAGATTGAAAAGTGAGGAGAATCTGAGAATGGTTCATCTACATAAACTGGACATGTGGGGTTCAAATACATGATCTTAGAACATGATTCATGATGGAGAAGGTTGTGCATAGTGCAAGAGGATATGTGGGATCTTTTGTGAAGTCTGATTCAAAAAACTTCTATGGGATTTGGCGTGATTACTAGCGGGTTCGGTCTACTATTGACATTGAAAAACCATTGAAGCATCGTATGAAATTGTGTAAGGAGATTGGGGATTGAATTAGGGCAACATTCAAGTATGAGCATCTACCCACATTTTGTTTCATCTGTGGAATTATTGGCCATTCAGATTGATTCTGTCTGAAACATTTTGATCAAGACTTGGATCAAATCATTAAAACCTTATGGTATAGGGATGAAAGCACAATTGAGGAAAAAGAACTATCTCATCGGAGCACAATTGCTCAAATTGGGAAATGAAGAAGCATTGCCTAGAACTGGTGGTGTTTCTCGCCGGTCTGATGCTAAAAATCCGACAGTTGATGCAACAAAAATCATGGAAATTGATTCCATGATATCTGGTAGTAATGGTGGCACCATAAAGATTGGAGATAATAGACAGGGTAGTAATGAAGATGATAGGGTATCTGGTATGGATGTGGGGAATACTGATAGTAATAATACAGTAGACAAAGTCAACTTTAGTGAGAAGGACATGACACTTATTTTGGAAAATAAGAAAAGGCAGATGGATATGTAAATATTGAGAACGAGGATGTGGTACCTACGACTGGATTAAAGTTAGAATTGACAGAGCTCTTGTTTCTCAACAGTGGTTGGATATGTTTCCTACTGTAAAATTGTTCGATTTTGAGGTCTCAACTTCTGATCATTGTCCTCTACTCTTGGTCCCTGTAAATACGAGTGCTCTCGCTGGTAGAAGAGTTTTCAGGTTCGAAAACTCGTGGTTGAGGGAACCTTTATGCTTAAAGGTGGTCAAGGATACATGGGCTCAAGCTGTAGGTAGCCCAATTATGGATAAGGTTAAAAATTGTGGTGAGGTGCTTCTCGAATGGGGAAAGGATTATACGggcaattttaaaaaaagaatccAAGAGTGTAAAGTTGAAATTTGCCATTGGAAGAAAGGGAGAGATACTGTGGCTGTTAGTAACTACAAAGCAGCCCATATAAATCTTAACAACATTTTGCTGCAACGCAAAATATTTTGGAAGCAAAGGAGCAAACAATTGTGGCTTCGTGAAGGGgatcaaaattcaaaaattttccATGCCAAGGCTACTTCGAGAAGGCGTAACAATTTAATTCAGAAGCTCAAGAATAATGTGGGAGTTTGGGTCGGTTGGGAGGATGAACTACCTACTGTGGTGGCCGATTATTTTAACCAACTTTTCAACTATGAAGCCATGGAGTATAGAGTTGTGGTGGAGTGCATTCAACTGAAAATAACAGAGGAACAAAATGAACAAATGCTTGGGGATGTTACAGTAGaggagataaaaaaaaaagcattgtTTCAAATGCATCCTGAAAAATCTCTTGGACTTGACGGAATGACCCCGGGgttttactaaattttttttgcacattgtGGGTGATGACATTGTTACTTTGGTACGGTCTTTCTTCACTATTGGATTCTTTCTAAATGCTCTAAATGATACAAAAATTGTTTTAATCCCTAAGAAAAAAAATGCCAGAAAAAATGAGTGATCTTCGACCTATTTCCCTGTGTAATGTTCTTTTTAAGATTATCTCTAAAGTTCTTGCTAACAGGTTGAAAGTGGCTTTGCCTGATGTAATCTCTAACACTTAAAGTGCTTTCTTACCTGGCCAATTGATATCGGATAATATCATGGCTTCTTTTGAGATTATGCAttatttgaagaggaaaaggGTGGGGAAGGAAGGATTTATGGCTCTTAAACTCGACATGAGTAAGGCATATGATCGAGTTGGTTGGGAATTTTTCAGAAGCAAAGTTACATTGAATGGGTTTCATCCGTCATATTGTCTCTCTAATCATGTATTGTGTGACAAGTGTTACTTACAATGTGACTTATGGGGGGAGAGTTATGGGGCCTATTCACCCAGGTAGAGGTATAAGATAGGGGGATCCACTTTCCCCTTACTTATTCCTGGTTTGTGCGGAGGGGTTGTCTTCACTTTTGAAACATTATGAGCAAAATCATTGGTTGTCAAGTTGCTAGAGGTGCTCCTCGTGTTTCACATTTGCTATTTGCTGATGATAGCTACGTGTACTGCAAGGCTAATGATAAATAAGCTATAAGAGTCTTACAACTTCTCCATGTGTGTTAAAGAGCCTCGGGTCAGTAGGTTAATCAAGCCAAGTCGTCCATATTTTTCAGTAAAAATATGAATGATGGCACTCGGGCTATGATGTGTAATATGCTGGGAATGAATGAAGCTATGGAGAATAGTTTGTACCTGGGATTGCCATGTATCATGGGTAGAAGCAAGAATGCAATTCTTGGCTTCCTTAAAGAAAAAATGCAGAAGAAAATTTTCTCTTGGGAGAGCTGGTTTCTATCTAAAGCGGGAAAAGAGGTCTTATAAAAGTCAGTTGCCCAAGCATTGCCTTGCTATGCTATGAGTGTGTTCTTAATTACTAAAGAGATTTGCTCTAACCTTGAAGGAACGATGTCTAAATTCTGGTGGAAATCTCAGTCAAATCCAAgtctattatgcctaaagtaattttcacatctcgtGTCTATGCCTTAAAGTTGGAAGTATTTAGAATTCAGATGAAAATGTTATTGTTGTTCTCAAAAAGGAgacgaaaaatttaaaaaaattaaaacttgatcaAGCTATATGAGCAATgctattagaaaatattgtagagtcaacTTGTCATCATAATCTCTcatttggggtgagaatataacacacacatgatttaccttcatgaagttaacaataaagaaaaaaatacatatcaattaagaatttattacctttggacaaataaatttcttaaagaatattattaattcaagccaaaaaataataataaatacatatatttaaattattacctttgggcaaataattaaaatatacacatttaatattaactcatttCACgtaatgtgaactaatatatataattactgtCTTTGGGCAcgtaattacatatatagtcaactaaaatatataatactttCTGTAACatatgaaatttggtgataaaaaaatcattgaaaatttaataattttcaaccaatttttgaaaagagatatattaattgtatgtaatatattgataataaaaaataaagtgttcaccataacacattatttttgaatcaaacaatcaagttttataaattttagaacaacaaataatagaAAGATGTGAAATAAAGAGTATTtgtggagattacatagtcaagataaattaaataagagagtgactatgttaaatagaacgagaagaaacccaaaattttttctatgatttatggatttcaaaaaatcatcaaaaatatttttaataattttttaactgcataattatcattaaactaataataattatgaaactgagtcaaaaaattaattaaaaatcaccaaaaaattaaaaattaaattctaaAAATGCTGGAAAAAAGAATCATCGAAAAACGACATCAAAAGGCAGGGCACGTGCCCCCACGCACCGCTGCCGAGAGTTGGCTTCACAGAGGGGaggtcttcttcttcctccagccGGATCCTCACTGGGTCGCACGACCCGGTTCGGCGCCATTCGGGTCTGGACGAATTTCAGCCAAAAAACGCGACGAAAACATCAAAAAATTAAGGGTTTTGTTCGGGATTGAATTTCTACTCTATCTATGGGTTGAATTTGGGATAAAATAAGTAAAACAATGCTACATCTTATTGAAACTAATTCGAAAATATAAGAACAAAAAAGAACCCGATTCTCCTATGTATTTCATCCAATTAGAAAAGTAAATGATGTATAAATATTGTGGATTATTCATTAATATGGTTTGCacaattaattttattcaatagtcaatagaattaaaaaacccaaatttaatttcatatagaaaatacataaaccctaaaagtttaatcttaaaattctccTAATTTACTCAACGATTTTAATCATATAAGTTATCAATAGAAAGAGAATTCCATGATGAATAAAATCCCTAAACTTTTAGGATTAAACAACGAAAaatttaatagaaaataataacaaaattaatttgtaattaaaaaaattaacatatacatattaattgttATACAAATCATAGgtcctaaatcatatacaataggcaatctgataccacatgttaaaaaattaataataaaccaaaCATCAGtttgtatataatatagaaCACTGTAATAATAGATAACAATTATGTATGCGTATCTGATTGATCCATAGTAATTACcgcaatttgatagtgcaatactatcaactaagtctttcttcctagatctctaaatcagaaatagttttatttatctgattattaAAAGTATACGCTGTGATAAGACAacatgtatttattatttatctgattattaAAAGTATACGCTGTGATAAGACaacatgtatttatagagttagcaAGGGGACTTAGCTACGTACCCTAGTTGGACTAGGCCTACTCAACAAAAgtttcagtcaactagaaaaatCCACACttttgcttcacctagactttacacatatagatgctaagcccattaactattgatcaccaacaatatggactaacacaacaaagaactatccaatcaacccaagttttaataaaaaccAATAAAAATTAGGGATAAGCTGAGAAATACCTCTTTTTTGtatccattaataaaaaatatcctaatattatatttcattaaaatctacCCACTTTTATGAGTGGTTGCCTAATATACCCTTGCACTCCACTTAAGTCTAGCACATAATTTATatgttagagatattattacaatagaagaaaatcaagacattacatgtaaagaccgcttagtttaatttggaaattaacatttaattatgtttaattatggaaaattatttatagatatttaaataattatttatgctgttattattgaattctgaaatgcattttatgtcatatagtgaatttcataattttgcgtttctggtgcccggcaacatagaactcggtgtttggctcagtaaaatcacaacttagtatgttagtattaggGGACGGTTATTTACACATTAAgaatgtcgggagtggtcgggaatttagaatttcccaaaataccctttagtgccctttatgttaattttagtgtggaggggcaaaatggtcattttgccccaatgatattttgtcctttagtggaatTTATGTGGTGAAAATACTTGATTTTAATTgatatttgttggctgaataaagaGTTGGAATATTACATTTTATCCTTTATTTCGAAATtggaaaacttagaaaaaaattagaaaaaactcaagctcttttcctctctctctctctcggctggtgtGGATTGCTAGGGCTGGGAATTCTTCTtgatttttcaaacattattCATCCAATCTAAGTGTTGTTCAAGTGCTTGGTAAGATCCTTGTAGCTTCTCTTTTAGTTTTCTTGGTTTTTAAGAAAGTTGAGTGTTGCATGCTTGAGAGTTTGTGGTTGTGGTTATTGTTTGTGATTGCTTTTGATTTCTGAAgtttaattatgatttaaaatgttgattcaagcaAGATTGTGTTGGTGATTAGTTGGTTTTATCAAAATATGGAATTCTTACTCAAAACTATAgctttcaaagaaaaatgatgaaatttgCTGCTGCACTTGTTGTTGATGCTTGttgtagttttcagaggttattatATGCTTATTTAGGAAGATTTGAactggtttgaatgcatgttgttgatgtttaaccaagtttgagttttgaactcaaagcttggagctttaatggtgatttttgattctgtgttTTTTGGATTGTGTTATTGCTTTAGAGATGTtcttggggtatttagaacaggtctggaaggtttggtttaAATTGGGTTTGACTTGagggagttatgaatttttgtttGAATCTTGCGAGgagccggaattccggatgtgcaaccggaattccggacgaggttcaggaattcccagattcggaattccggttgcagaaccggtctaccggttgggggattttcaagaaccctagtttttctcgtttttatgttatttggggtactgccatgctttttatcgatagggaaacttttggtttctagtttaagtccccgggaagtgatttagcgtatcacttaatagtgttgtgatggttatggtttaggagcctgtaaaccgccgcgcaGTACGTTCCAATCAAGTtaaccggcacacctgaattcggaattgaggtaagattagtataacagtatgcatatatattacatgtttagcgtgcatgttaggaaacctgttagattacattagatatgtatgttggcttcgtaccatccgaccatatcacctcgattaggctagagtatgactagcaactggagtatgaccagtataccgagtttaggctgattctagggttggtggtactgtgctatttgaccgcatcacatcggttaggctagagtatgactagcagctggggtatgaccagtgaaccgagtataggctgatactgtaacacatcggttaggctagagtatgactagcagctggagtatgaccagtgaaccgagtataggctgttacttgtcaatagtaccgtcgtacgaatattcgggactcagtattcgtgtgggacacggcagttagggttatggtcaggggtatgggcgtctgatcataacccgggatttatgtatgattgtgatttatgcttttcttactgagtctgtcgactcacagtgctatgtttatgtgtaggtaagggcaaggccaaagctgaggaaccgtgaggacgagccgatgaatattgtacatgtcggggtggttaggcctggagcgtacgatcctcgggacaatagtgcttttgtaattagtcgctaggcgacaagtattttgtattagacagtgaacttttgtaaagctttttgtaaatgggatcccacagtattttgtatgaaatattttataagtttaataaaaaagcaaaaattttaattaatcacgatttccataaacctcgttgattagcaacgagctgcacagtatgtttaaaaatcacgtaatacgtctttgctagttagggtgttacaatttggtatcagagccgccaggttgaattccgaagatcgtcacgacatgtacaatcatcatcagcagttagctcgttctacgctTCAGTaggcttttattgctttagtagtttatttaattattatgaaataagaaaagcctgataggaagcatgttagtagcctgatagtagaataggcgcatgtttttaattttcagttgtaacaggtcagctctcagttaataactcattttactcagtgctgtttgattctggggacacgcattcttatgtggcagccagaatctttagtaagttggataGATcgtgtgatagttatgaatcagggattggaaccctattacctggcggagagttagttatctccaaaaggtggattaggtctatgtcgatcagaatagatggtagagaattaagtgctgacttgatagagatgagcttagtagattttgatattattttaggaatggatttcctatctaagtactcagccagtattgattgtaagaggaagatggtgatctttcaaccggaaagtgaagaaccatttgtgtttgttggttcggttcggggatctcagatcccggtgatttcggccatgtcagtaagggagttactgcatggcgggtgtttagggtttctggccgtgg
This region of Cannabis sativa cultivar Pink pepper isolate KNU-18-1 chromosome 7, ASM2916894v1, whole genome shotgun sequence genomic DNA includes:
- the LOC115696414 gene encoding uncharacterized protein LOC115696414, giving the protein MSDLRPISLCNVLFKIISKVLANRLKVALPDRKRVGKEGFMALKLDMSKAYDRVGWEFFRSKVTLNGFHPSYCLSNHVLCDKCYLQCDLWGESYGAYSPRGAPRVSHLLFADDSYVYCKANDK